A genomic stretch from Desulfotignum balticum DSM 7044 includes:
- a CDS encoding tyrosine-type recombinase/integrase, whose translation MATRMLQNDVSLKQIADVLQHRSIDTTQIYTKINLPELRHVAMPWPGRRS comes from the coding sequence ATGGCAACACGAATGCTACAGAATGACGTCAGTCTTAAACAAATTGCTGATGTCTTACAGCACCGAAGCATAGATACCACTCAAATCTATACTAAGATAAATTTACCAGAACTCAGACATGTGGCTATGCCGTGGCCGGGGAGGCGGTCATGA